In one Mucilaginibacter ginsenosidivorax genomic region, the following are encoded:
- a CDS encoding sulfite exporter TauE/SafE family protein, whose protein sequence is MSVIVLTLIILIGSYFAGLLGSLTGLGGGVVIIPLLTLLLKVDIHYAIGASLVSVIATSSGSAAAYVKEGITNIRLGMFLEIATTAGAMVGALIAVYIPTHFIAILFGVILILSAIMSLKKKVESVNQEPSVLAEKLKLNSTYPTANGSVAYKVKNVGGGFFMMMFAGTISGLLGIGSGALKVLAMDTIMRIPFKVSTTTSNFMIGVTAAASAVVYLQRGYIDPGLSMPVAIGVLLGALSGSKILVHTSSSGWLRWVFAVVVTFLASQMIYNGFAGKI, encoded by the coding sequence ATGTCGGTAATTGTACTAACGCTTATTATACTTATCGGCTCGTATTTTGCGGGATTGCTGGGTTCATTAACCGGGCTGGGTGGGGGAGTGGTTATTATCCCCTTGCTTACCTTGCTGCTGAAAGTAGATATCCATTACGCCATTGGCGCATCGCTTGTATCTGTAATTGCAACATCGTCGGGCTCGGCGGCGGCTTATGTTAAAGAGGGTATTACCAACATCAGGCTGGGTATGTTTCTGGAGATAGCCACTACTGCCGGTGCCATGGTAGGCGCGCTGATAGCAGTTTATATCCCTACCCATTTTATTGCAATCTTATTCGGGGTTATCCTTATACTTTCGGCCATCATGTCGTTAAAGAAAAAGGTAGAATCTGTAAACCAGGAACCCAGTGTACTGGCCGAAAAACTGAAGCTGAACAGCACTTATCCAACCGCTAATGGTTCGGTTGCTTATAAAGTAAAAAACGTAGGCGGCGGTTTTTTTATGATGATGTTTGCAGGCACTATTTCGGGTTTGTTAGGCATAGGATCGGGCGCTTTGAAGGTGCTGGCTATGGATACCATTATGCGTATCCCCTTTAAAGTATCAACCACAACAAGTAATTTTATGATAGGTGTTACCGCAGCCGCAAGCGCAGTAGTTTACCTGCAACGCGGATATATTGACCCCGGACTATCAATGCCTGTGGCAATAGGTGTTTTATTAGGTGCACTAAGTGGCTCCAAGATACTGGTACATACCAGCTCATCGGGCTGGCTGCGCTGGGTTTTTGCCGTAGTAGTAACCTTTTTAGCGTCACAAATGATATATAACGGATTTGCGGGGAAGATATAG
- a CDS encoding M16 family metallopeptidase, with amino-acid sequence MNKKACLLTILSALLPALIFAQLKLPANMFLKKLPNGLDVLVVEDNSVPLATIMITTKNGSYTETPKFNGLSHLYEHMFFKANKDYKNQEDFLDRVSELGMQFNGSTTYENVNYYFTLPKFNLNQGLGFMNSAIRYPSFNAEEMARENIVVDGEFQRQESSPTYALSDAMDHHMWGDLYSRKNAIGNHDVIRTATPDLMDSIKNKYYYPNNSLLTVAGDVEHEDVFKKVEAIYGSWKPSKFDPFKKWPIPEFKPLAKPDYFIAESALSNVPLIMIDWQGPDTRNDVQSTYAADVFSYILNQNSSTLKKALVQSGLALDVSISYLTLSHVGPITLFIVPNPNKIKECMAEVKRQLELMDKDDYVTDEQITTSKQKLGILKIQEEEVASDFVQVLSFWWSSASLDYYTTYNTRLNQVTRADLQNYVRKYIKNRPYCAGMLINPELASQVNPKTFFNASN; translated from the coding sequence ATGAACAAGAAAGCTTGCCTGCTTACCATTCTATCTGCATTACTACCCGCCCTGATTTTTGCCCAATTGAAACTACCGGCCAATATGTTTTTAAAAAAGCTGCCCAATGGCCTGGATGTATTGGTTGTTGAAGATAATAGCGTACCCCTGGCTACCATTATGATAACTACCAAAAATGGTTCATATACCGAAACACCCAAATTTAACGGGCTAAGCCATTTATATGAGCACATGTTTTTTAAAGCCAATAAAGACTATAAAAACCAGGAAGATTTTTTAGACCGTGTAAGCGAACTGGGTATGCAGTTTAACGGATCGACCACTTACGAAAACGTGAACTATTATTTCACCCTGCCCAAGTTTAACCTAAACCAGGGCCTTGGTTTTATGAATTCGGCCATCCGTTACCCCTCTTTTAACGCCGAAGAGATGGCAAGGGAAAATATTGTGGTCGACGGCGAGTTTCAACGCCAGGAATCGAGCCCAACATATGCTTTGAGCGATGCGATGGACCATCACATGTGGGGCGATTTGTACAGCCGAAAAAATGCCATAGGTAACCACGATGTCATCCGCACGGCTACGCCCGATTTGATGGATTCCATCAAAAACAAATACTATTATCCAAACAATTCCCTGTTAACAGTTGCCGGCGATGTGGAACACGAAGATGTTTTTAAAAAGGTGGAGGCCATTTATGGCAGCTGGAAACCATCAAAGTTTGACCCATTTAAAAAATGGCCTATACCCGAATTTAAGCCGCTTGCAAAACCTGATTATTTTATAGCAGAGTCGGCGCTGAGCAACGTGCCTTTGATTATGATTGACTGGCAAGGGCCCGATACCCGTAACGATGTACAATCAACCTACGCCGCGGATGTGTTCAGTTACATTTTAAATCAAAACTCATCAACCCTTAAAAAGGCGCTGGTACAATCGGGGCTGGCGCTTGATGTAAGTATAAGCTATTTAACGCTAAGCCACGTTGGGCCTATTACTTTATTTATAGTACCCAATCCTAATAAAATTAAGGAATGTATGGCCGAAGTAAAACGGCAGCTGGAATTAATGGATAAGGACGACTATGTTACTGACGAGCAAATTACCACATCTAAACAAAAGCTGGGCATTTTAAAAATACAGGAAGAGGAGGTTGCGTCGGATTTTGTGCAGGTACTATCATTCTGGTGGTCATCAGCATCGTTAGATTATTATACTACTTACAACACCCGGTTAAACCAGGTAACCCGTGCCGATTTGCAAAACTATGTGCGGAAGTACATTAAAAATAGACCTTACTGTGCCGGCATGCTCATTAACCCCGAACTGGCCAGCCAGGTAAATCCTAAAACTTTTTTCAACGCATCAAACTAA
- a CDS encoding TonB-dependent receptor produces MKVLFGGIFFAILTGVCYGSFAQTKSSVIQGKVLTEVNSPAEAATVVLMLAADSAIIKSTLADKSGLYQLTNIKPGNYILLASQIGSTKVYTGTFGLVAGQTFVAPTITLKQTNTQLKAVTVVARRPYIQVKPGKIVLNVQNSILADGNSAYEVLRQSPGVHVGGDKESLIISGRQPALITIDGRATNLTGDDLNNLLRSMQSSTIDQIEIISTASAKYDASGGGIINIVLKKGKNVGTNGTITAGAGYGKYAKGRAGIVFNNRSAKVNVFGNYSFDDNKTTRIINTDRNISYHDTLSDYNVAYHNIQKTQNHNFKAGLDYSLSSKQSIGFLVSGIITDSKFIKDNTLKISNQNKLDSIIISQSNLDRGSNFLNYNINYNAELDKSGKNLSADATYSTYSRHSNEFITNNFYTPGGINYRDAQQLENISPSSIHIWTFKADYVNPLTKTSRIEAGAKYNFAKSDNNLTFGPRVGNVYQADPNFSNRFLYIEKVSAGYINYINKVGKWDITTGLRAENTNSKGSSVSTAWVTTSYKYFNLFPQTQVSYTYNEKNVFGISYNRGIHRPDYQDINPFLYYTDPYDYRSGNKNLKPEYTDAVQLSHTYNDTFITTLYYNQTNDAYDFPVYRQNDTTKVNITERKNFGHIYVYGVSFYAPVQFTKWWSANFNLDASYLRYKAYPVNGSFNKASQDIIFNSTQTFAISSTIAAEITGRYESPTLYGVNQLKQSYTVNTGISKSIFNKRASIKINLNDIFNTDRDRNHAMYQNIDLSEYNKKETRVLRIGFSYRFGKMSVKSAAKHNTGSDDEQRRTGN; encoded by the coding sequence ATGAAGGTTTTATTCGGAGGCATTTTTTTTGCGATCCTAACCGGAGTGTGCTATGGTTCTTTTGCCCAAACAAAATCTTCGGTAATTCAGGGTAAAGTTTTGACAGAAGTCAACAGCCCTGCCGAAGCAGCAACTGTTGTGCTCATGCTGGCAGCCGATTCGGCCATCATTAAATCAACCCTGGCCGATAAATCGGGATTGTACCAGCTAACCAATATAAAACCGGGCAATTACATTCTTTTGGCAAGCCAGATAGGCAGCACTAAAGTTTATACGGGTACTTTTGGTTTAGTTGCCGGGCAAACATTTGTTGCGCCAACCATCACTCTTAAACAAACAAACACCCAGCTTAAAGCTGTAACTGTTGTAGCCCGCAGGCCATACATACAGGTTAAGCCGGGCAAAATTGTGCTTAATGTACAAAACAGCATCCTTGCCGATGGCAATTCGGCGTATGAAGTGCTGCGCCAGTCGCCCGGTGTACATGTAGGGGGCGATAAAGAATCATTAATTATCAGCGGTAGACAACCAGCGCTTATCACCATTGACGGCCGCGCCACAAATTTAACCGGCGATGACCTTAACAACCTGCTGCGCAGCATGCAAAGCAGCACTATTGACCAGATAGAGATTATTAGCACCGCATCGGCAAAGTATGATGCATCCGGCGGCGGCATTATCAATATTGTGCTAAAAAAGGGTAAAAACGTGGGCACCAACGGCACTATAACTGCCGGGGCGGGGTATGGTAAATATGCCAAAGGCAGGGCCGGTATCGTTTTCAATAACCGGTCGGCAAAGGTTAATGTTTTTGGCAACTATAGTTTTGATGATAATAAAACTACGCGCATCATTAACACCGACAGGAATATCAGCTACCACGATACTTTAAGTGATTACAACGTTGCCTATCATAATATCCAAAAAACGCAAAACCACAATTTTAAAGCAGGGCTTGATTACTCGTTATCGTCGAAACAAAGCATTGGTTTTTTAGTAAGCGGTATTATAACTGATAGTAAATTCATAAAAGATAATACTTTAAAAATATCCAATCAAAATAAGCTGGACTCTATCATCATATCGCAATCCAACCTCGACAGGGGCAGCAACTTTTTAAATTATAACATTAATTATAACGCCGAACTTGATAAAAGTGGCAAAAACCTTTCGGCCGATGCTACCTACTCTACTTATAGCCGCCACTCCAACGAGTTTATTACCAACAATTTTTACACGCCTGGTGGCATCAATTATAGGGACGCCCAGCAATTGGAAAACATTTCGCCCTCCAGCATACACATATGGACATTTAAAGCCGACTATGTAAACCCGCTTACTAAAACTTCGCGTATTGAGGCCGGAGCTAAATACAACTTTGCCAAAAGTGACAACAACCTTACGTTTGGCCCCAGGGTAGGTAATGTTTATCAGGCGGACCCTAATTTTAGCAATCGTTTTTTGTACATCGAAAAAGTAAGCGCGGGATATATTAACTATATCAATAAAGTTGGTAAATGGGATATTACTACAGGCCTGCGGGCCGAGAACACCAATTCAAAAGGAAGTTCGGTAAGTACGGCGTGGGTAACTACGTCGTATAAGTATTTCAATTTATTTCCGCAAACACAGGTAAGTTATACTTATAACGAGAAAAACGTTTTCGGCATCAGCTATAACCGTGGCATTCACCGGCCCGATTACCAGGACATTAACCCTTTTTTATATTATACCGATCCATATGACTACCGGTCGGGCAATAAAAACCTAAAACCCGAATATACCGATGCCGTCCAGTTGTCGCATACCTATAACGATACTTTTATCACTACGCTATATTACAACCAAACCAACGATGCATACGATTTTCCGGTTTACCGCCAAAACGATACCACCAAGGTTAACATAACCGAGCGTAAAAACTTTGGCCATATTTATGTATACGGCGTATCATTTTACGCGCCGGTGCAGTTTACCAAATGGTGGTCGGCAAATTTTAATTTAGATGCATCGTACCTGCGCTACAAGGCTTACCCGGTTAATGGCAGTTTTAACAAAGCATCGCAGGATATTATTTTTAACAGTACCCAAACTTTCGCTATCAGCAGCACCATAGCTGCCGAAATTACCGGACGGTATGAATCGCCCACACTTTACGGTGTAAACCAGCTTAAGCAAAGCTATACGGTTAACACCGGCATCAGCAAGAGTATTTTTAACAAACGCGCAAGTATTAAAATAAATTTGAATGATATTTTCAATACAGATCGCGACCGCAATCATGCGATGTACCAAAACATCGACCTATCAGAATATAACAAAAAAGAAACCCGCGTATTGCGAATTGGATTCTCCTATCGTTTTGGTAAGATGTCAGTTAAATCGGCCGCCAAACACAATACCGGCAGTGATGATGAACAACGCCGGACAGGTAATTAG
- a CDS encoding M16 family metallopeptidase, with the protein MKKILTAILFICGSLSVMAQSETTSFDVDGIKVIFKPTLKDIINVRMFYRGGVTNYPASQAGIEKFALEATTECGTKKYSGNVYRDRADVYGVDVASEGEYDYGNIQMQCITKYFNEGWDLFTESVVNPVFDAGEVELLRSKIVAKMREDQSNPDKRAEQLVLQSAFEGTPYATDPDGTEEILSKLTAADLKNYYSSIFNKNRMFIVVAGKISKEALIAKIKASFAGLPSAPYTPVALKEPAWNDYKVVKEDRNLQTNYIDAIMNGPAFNSPDYVAYRVGISALGGSLFSELRTKLNLSYDPGTYSVMQHMPYALMYVSTTSPKEAVTAMNQQLNKVLSYGLSPEGLKRIKSSFITSNYIKQQSTASITGSLGIAEILGGWQLAEDLPKAIENVTVAQINDAMQKYIVGLRWSYLGDLKKAEEADAAFKMLIH; encoded by the coding sequence ATGAAAAAGATACTAACTGCCATACTGTTTATCTGCGGAAGCCTGTCTGTTATGGCCCAATCAGAAACAACATCGTTTGATGTAGATGGGATAAAGGTAATTTTTAAACCTACGCTAAAAGACATTATCAATGTGCGCATGTTTTACCGCGGTGGCGTAACCAACTATCCGGCCAGCCAGGCGGGTATTGAAAAATTCGCGCTGGAAGCTACCACCGAATGCGGCACCAAAAAATATTCGGGCAACGTATATCGCGACAGGGCCGATGTTTATGGAGTTGACGTAGCCTCGGAGGGCGAATATGATTATGGTAACATCCAGATGCAATGCATCACCAAATATTTTAACGAAGGCTGGGATTTATTTACCGAATCGGTAGTAAACCCGGTTTTTGACGCGGGCGAGGTGGAATTATTACGAAGCAAAATAGTAGCTAAAATGCGCGAAGATCAATCAAACCCCGATAAGCGTGCAGAGCAGTTGGTGTTGCAAAGCGCCTTTGAAGGCACACCTTACGCTACCGATCCTGATGGCACCGAAGAGATACTGAGCAAATTAACCGCTGCCGATCTTAAAAATTATTACAGCTCCATCTTCAATAAAAACAGGATGTTTATTGTAGTGGCCGGCAAAATCAGCAAAGAGGCACTTATTGCCAAAATAAAGGCGTCATTTGCCGGCCTGCCATCGGCACCATATACGCCGGTTGCCCTAAAAGAACCGGCATGGAATGATTACAAAGTGGTTAAAGAAGACCGTAACCTGCAAACCAATTACATAGATGCCATCATGAACGGGCCAGCATTTAACAGCCCCGATTATGTGGCCTACCGTGTAGGCATTTCGGCACTCGGAGGGTCATTATTCAGCGAATTGCGCACCAAACTCAATCTGTCATATGATCCGGGTACCTATTCGGTAATGCAGCATATGCCCTATGCGCTAATGTACGTAAGTACAACCAGCCCAAAGGAGGCCGTAACAGCCATGAACCAGCAATTGAACAAAGTACTAAGCTACGGGCTGAGTCCCGAAGGCCTTAAGCGCATAAAAAGCAGTTTTATAACATCAAACTATATCAAACAACAAAGCACTGCCTCCATAACCGGCAGCCTGGGCATTGCCGAAATTTTGGGCGGCTGGCAACTTGCCGAAGACCTGCCCAAAGCCATCGAAAACGTAACCGTTGCCCAGATAAATGACGCCATGCAAAAATATATAGTCGGCCTGCGCTGGAGCTACTTAGGCGACCTGAAAAAAGCCGAAGAAGCTGATGCAGCGTTTAAGATGTTAATTCATTAG
- a CDS encoding alpha/beta hydrolase, whose amino-acid sequence MKKVSFLVLMLCFAGRIFAQTEPANYKVALNRFIHLYNANQPDSIFNYFSPEMKAALPLESFKTTTLQLKAQMGSLDRTDFVKFASPIASYKATFSKGTYLLNIALNDKNQFTGLFLKPFEGVPADATAPAPASAATFVMDPSIQETPVTVKNLAGSISGTLAIPKNVTGKIPVVIIIAGSGPTNRDGNSPKLGLATNAYKMIANELGKSGIASLRYDKRLVGKSVSSTTEDQLRFEDYVEDGVNLINFLTDDERFSRIIILGHSEGSLVGMLSSIDQPVKGFISVAGAGDSADNILTEQMKSQPTHISEGFKRMLDSLKKGKTTDNIDPSLYFIARPGIQKYLMSWFRYDPTRAIKRLKIPILIVQGTTDLQVKVSNAEKLKKAKSDAVLEIIPEMNHVLKDAPADKDKNMATYNEPDLPLKPEFIKAVISFVKKVR is encoded by the coding sequence ATGAAAAAAGTTAGTTTTTTAGTACTGATGCTTTGTTTTGCAGGTCGCATATTTGCACAAACAGAACCGGCAAATTACAAGGTTGCACTTAACAGGTTTATACATTTGTATAATGCCAACCAGCCCGATAGCATTTTCAACTACTTTAGCCCCGAAATGAAAGCTGCCCTGCCGCTGGAAAGCTTTAAAACCACAACCTTGCAGTTAAAGGCCCAGATGGGAAGCCTTGACCGCACCGACTTTGTGAAATTTGCAAGCCCGATTGCCTCTTACAAAGCAACGTTTAGCAAAGGCACCTATTTATTAAATATAGCCTTAAATGATAAAAACCAGTTTACAGGTTTGTTTTTAAAGCCGTTTGAAGGCGTACCCGCCGATGCAACTGCCCCGGCTCCGGCATCTGCCGCCACATTTGTAATGGACCCATCTATCCAGGAGACACCGGTAACGGTGAAAAACCTTGCAGGCAGTATATCGGGTACTTTAGCTATTCCAAAAAATGTAACCGGCAAAATACCAGTGGTGATTATTATAGCAGGATCGGGCCCCACAAACAGGGATGGTAACAGCCCTAAATTGGGCCTTGCGACAAACGCATATAAAATGATTGCCAATGAATTGGGAAAAAGCGGAATTGCTTCCCTGCGTTATGATAAACGCCTGGTTGGCAAAAGCGTAAGTTCGACCACAGAAGACCAGTTGCGTTTTGAAGATTATGTGGAAGATGGCGTAAACCTGATTAATTTTTTGACAGACGATGAGCGTTTTTCGAGGATCATTATACTTGGGCATAGCGAAGGTTCATTGGTGGGTATGCTCTCGTCAATAGATCAGCCCGTTAAAGGATTTATATCCGTTGCCGGCGCCGGCGACTCGGCCGATAATATCCTCACCGAGCAAATGAAATCTCAGCCAACCCATATCTCAGAGGGCTTTAAACGAATGCTTGATAGTTTAAAAAAAGGTAAAACGACTGATAATATCGATCCGTCCCTTTATTTCATAGCAAGGCCTGGCATTCAAAAGTACCTGATGTCGTGGTTTAGGTACGATCCGACCCGCGCCATCAAAAGACTTAAAATTCCGATACTGATAGTGCAAGGCACTACCGATTTGCAGGTAAAAGTATCCAATGCAGAAAAACTGAAGAAGGCCAAATCAGATGCCGTGCTCGAGATTATCCCCGAAATGAACCACGTTTTGAAAGATGCGCCGGCCGATAAGGATAAAAACATGGCCACCTATAACGAGCCCGATTTACCACTCAAGCCCGAATTTATAAAGGCGGTTATCAGTTTTGTGAAGAAGGTGAGGTAA
- a CDS encoding DUF1634 domain-containing protein, whose amino-acid sequence MNDSKKFRDTDMQAIIGWILRAGVFISMSVVFIGGVVYLYRHGQTHVDYSTFKGVPDFVGSVGGILHGIFTGRGRAIIQAGIILLIATPIIRVVFSAIGFVMEKDYLYLGITILVLLIIMASMLSGHAG is encoded by the coding sequence ATGAACGATTCAAAGAAATTCCGTGACACCGACATGCAAGCCATCATAGGCTGGATATTGCGGGCAGGGGTCTTTATATCAATGAGCGTGGTATTTATTGGTGGCGTAGTGTACCTGTACCGGCACGGACAGACCCATGTAGATTATAGCACCTTTAAAGGCGTACCCGATTTTGTGGGTAGCGTGGGTGGTATTTTACATGGTATTTTTACAGGCCGGGGCCGTGCCATTATCCAGGCTGGTATTATATTATTAATAGCTACGCCCATTATCCGGGTGGTGTTTTCGGCCATTGGTTTTGTGATGGAAAAAGATTATTTATACCTGGGCATCACTATACTTGTGTTGCTGATTATCATGGCCAGCATGTTGAGCGGGCATGCCGGATAA
- a CDS encoding KTSC domain-containing protein, which produces MQKHVMQRQSVQSSALNSAGYDPSSKILELEFRDSGGVWQYFGFSNASFKKFMSAESLGKFFITQIKGKYPEIRIR; this is translated from the coding sequence ATGCAAAAGCATGTTATGCAAAGGCAGTCGGTACAGTCATCGGCATTGAATAGCGCAGGCTACGATCCTTCTTCTAAAATATTAGAACTTGAATTTAGGGATAGTGGAGGAGTATGGCAATACTTTGGCTTTTCAAACGCATCCTTCAAAAAATTCATGAGCGCCGAATCATTAGGAAAGTTTTTTATTACCCAGATAAAAGGGAAATACCCGGAAATCCGGATTAGGTAG
- a CDS encoding UbiD family decarboxylase, protein MGYKSLQACIADLEKHGHLVRIKEEVDPHLQMAAIHLRVFENQGPAILFENVKGSKFPAVSNLFGTLERSKFIFRDTLEKIKTLVELKNDPVKAVKNPFKYANVALTALSALPMKGSGSSAPVNFGKCTISDIPQIVNWPMDGGPFVTMPQVYTEDADKPGIMNANLGMYRIQLAGNDYILNKEIGLHYQLHRGIGVHQTKANAKGQPLKVSIFVGGPPSHPVAAVMPLPEGLSEMTFAGALGNRRFRYFYDDEGFCISSDADFVITGTVMPMENKPEGPFGDHLGYYSLAHDFPLLKVHNVYHRKAAIWSFTVVGRPPQEDTSFGALIHEISGAALPKEIPGLHAVNAVDAAGVHPLLFATGSERYTPYIKERKPQEILTIANHILGKSQLSLAKYLLIAAQEDDPNLDVNNIEGFLLHILQRVDFTRDLHFYTRTTIDTLDYSGDGLNTGSKVAITVAGDIKRELWTALPSWFDLPRPITNIKMAMPGVLMVEVPKHINHKDIDNVISIIEYRLKEEEDELGGLALMILCDDASFAAANINNFVWVTFTRSNPSHDIYGIGSFTEHKHWGCTGPLIIDARIKPHHAPVLERDPEVEKLVDKMGERGGALYGLI, encoded by the coding sequence ATGGGTTATAAGAGTTTACAGGCTTGTATTGCCGACCTGGAGAAACATGGTCATTTGGTGCGGATTAAGGAGGAGGTTGATCCTCATTTACAAATGGCGGCCATACACCTGCGGGTGTTTGAAAACCAGGGACCGGCTATCCTTTTCGAAAATGTAAAAGGGAGTAAGTTTCCGGCAGTATCTAATCTATTTGGTACGCTGGAGCGATCTAAATTTATCTTCCGGGATACGCTGGAGAAGATCAAAACGCTCGTCGAACTAAAAAACGATCCGGTTAAGGCGGTTAAAAATCCCTTTAAATACGCTAATGTGGCGCTTACAGCCCTATCGGCATTGCCCATGAAAGGTAGTGGCAGCAGTGCCCCGGTAAACTTTGGTAAATGCACTATCAGCGATATCCCACAGATAGTAAACTGGCCTATGGATGGCGGCCCTTTTGTAACCATGCCACAGGTATATACCGAAGATGCCGATAAACCAGGCATCATGAATGCCAATCTGGGCATGTACCGTATACAGCTTGCCGGTAACGATTATATTTTGAATAAAGAAATAGGTTTGCATTACCAGCTGCACCGTGGCATTGGTGTTCACCAAACCAAAGCCAATGCAAAAGGCCAGCCTTTAAAGGTGAGCATTTTTGTGGGTGGCCCGCCAAGTCACCCCGTAGCCGCAGTCATGCCGCTGCCCGAGGGTTTATCCGAAATGACATTTGCAGGAGCTTTGGGCAACCGCCGTTTCCGGTATTTTTATGATGATGAGGGTTTCTGTATTTCTTCGGATGCCGACTTTGTAATTACAGGCACCGTGATGCCCATGGAAAATAAACCCGAAGGCCCATTTGGCGATCACCTCGGTTATTACAGCCTGGCTCACGATTTCCCGTTATTAAAAGTGCATAATGTATACCACCGTAAGGCTGCCATCTGGTCGTTCACGGTTGTAGGCCGCCCACCACAGGAGGATACCAGTTTTGGGGCATTGATCCACGAGATTAGCGGAGCAGCACTGCCGAAAGAAATTCCGGGTCTGCATGCCGTTAACGCGGTTGACGCGGCAGGTGTTCACCCATTATTGTTTGCAACCGGCAGCGAGCGTTATACACCTTATATCAAAGAACGTAAGCCGCAGGAGATATTGACCATTGCCAACCATATTTTAGGTAAAAGCCAGTTAAGCCTGGCAAAATACCTGCTGATAGCTGCGCAGGAAGATGACCCAAACCTGGATGTAAACAATATAGAAGGATTCCTGCTCCATATACTGCAACGCGTTGATTTTACCCGCGACCTGCATTTTTACACCCGCACCACCATTGATACTCTTGATTACAGCGGCGACGGACTGAATACAGGTAGTAAAGTGGCTATCACCGTGGCTGGCGACATTAAGCGTGAGCTTTGGACAGCATTACCATCATGGTTTGATTTGCCGAGGCCGATAACCAATATCAAAATGGCCATGCCCGGCGTATTGATGGTTGAAGTGCCCAAACATATAAATCATAAAGATATCGATAATGTTATTAGCATTATTGAGTATCGTTTAAAGGAAGAGGAAGATGAACTGGGCGGCCTGGCCCTCATGATATTATGCGATGATGCAAGCTTTGCCGCGGCAAACATCAATAACTTTGTATGGGTAACTTTTACACGCAGCAACCCATCGCATGATATTTACGGCATAGGCAGCTTTACCGAACACAAACATTGGGGCTGCACGGGGCCGCTCATTATTGATGCACGCATAAAACCCCACCACGCACCGGTATTGGAGCGCGACCCGGAAGTTGAAAAGCTGGTTGATAAAATGGGCGAAAGGGGCGGCGCATTGTATGGACTGATCTGA